The following proteins come from a genomic window of Micavibrio aeruginosavorus EPB:
- a CDS encoding tRNA-dependent cyclodipeptide synthase, whose amino-acid sequence MMKVAPKSLSIWKEYKTACVGISMHSENHVGEALHGMLNWVQENFENCILDFSDLLYRHNYISAGYSPEVAFKLSQEDGSKWLRNNMDIIQSISIPTKIIHWQTWLNHPDFIPNLNQFRHAYNTQPAFRDALLGDVSKFYKRKNSEPSSGIESIENSVEYMLEELAAHSILYTEHPSAVIYPGKQHESFKMVRAGQVASVPQGIKNSKYVRMIVYNFDSKCTHTPDVRGAETCLISQAA is encoded by the coding sequence ATGATGAAGGTTGCCCCCAAAAGCCTTTCCATCTGGAAAGAGTACAAAACCGCCTGCGTTGGCATTAGCATGCACAGCGAGAACCATGTTGGCGAAGCGTTGCATGGCATGTTGAATTGGGTTCAAGAAAATTTTGAGAACTGTATTCTCGATTTCTCTGACCTCCTGTATCGGCACAACTATATTTCGGCGGGATACAGCCCTGAAGTTGCATTTAAACTATCCCAAGAAGACGGGAGCAAATGGCTCCGCAATAACATGGATATAATCCAATCTATATCCATACCGACCAAAATTATACATTGGCAGACATGGCTGAATCATCCGGACTTCATCCCAAATCTTAATCAGTTCCGCCATGCGTATAACACGCAACCGGCATTCCGCGACGCCTTACTGGGTGACGTATCAAAATTTTATAAGCGGAAAAATTCTGAACCGTCATCGGGTATCGAAAGCATAGAGAATTCTGTTGAATACATGCTGGAAGAGCTGGCAGCACACTCTATCCTTTACACAGAGCACCCATCTGCCGTCATTTATCCAGGCAAGCAACACGAATCCTTTAAAATGGTTCGCGCCGGACAAGTTGCCTCTGTTCCGCAAGGCATCAAGAATTCAAAATATGTACGCATGATCGTCTATAATTTTGACAGCAAATGTACACACACCCCTGATGTACGCGGGGCCGAGACGTGCTTGATTAGTCAAGCCGCATAA
- the coaD gene encoding pantetheine-phosphate adenylyltransferase → MTQDLDSKHRVGVYPGTFDPLTKGHLHIIQRASKMVDRLIIGVAGNVRKGPLFTIDERIDLVKTDIANMHDKYCEIEIRPFSNLLIDFASDVGASCIIRGLRAVSDFEFEFQMTGMNAKLNPDIETVFLMASDKWQFVSSSFVKEICSLGGDVSGVVTPNVESRMKAKFGLK, encoded by the coding sequence ATGACCCAAGATCTGGATAGCAAACACCGCGTCGGCGTTTACCCCGGCACGTTTGATCCGCTGACCAAGGGGCATCTGCACATTATTCAACGCGCCAGCAAGATGGTGGACCGTTTGATTATCGGCGTGGCCGGGAACGTACGCAAAGGGCCGTTATTCACCATTGATGAACGGATTGATCTGGTGAAAACCGATATCGCCAATATGCATGATAAATATTGCGAGATTGAAATACGACCGTTCAGCAATCTGTTGATTGATTTCGCCAGTGACGTTGGGGCATCGTGCATTATCCGGGGCTTGCGCGCCGTGTCGGATTTTGAATTCGAATTCCAGATGACGGGTATGAACGCCAAGCTGAACCCGGACATTGAAACCGTGTTTTTGATGGCCTCGGACAAGTGGCAGTTCGTATCCTCGTCCTTTGTGAAGGAAATCTGCTCGCTGGGTGGGGATGTATCGGGTGTGGTGACGCCCAATGTCGAATCCCGGATGAAGGCCAAATTCGGCCTGAAATAG
- a CDS encoding NUDIX domain-containing protein, whose protein sequence is MAKYTAPQVAGRALIVDRGRLLLVRGDGDGTFWTLPGGRADLGEDIKTCVRREVYEETGLIVSVGDMYAVSEYYDAAETFHTLQVHFICAIESGAVQDGWVDQGGAVEEVRFFTHEELQAVDIVFPNFLRDGAWRDGLGAVRYMGMNLKGTSK, encoded by the coding sequence ATGGCGAAATACACCGCGCCACAAGTTGCCGGACGGGCCCTGATCGTTGATCGGGGCCGTCTGCTTTTGGTGCGCGGGGATGGCGATGGCACGTTTTGGACCCTGCCGGGTGGGCGGGCCGATCTGGGCGAGGATATTAAAACCTGCGTCCGACGTGAGGTGTATGAGGAAACGGGGCTGATCGTTTCTGTCGGCGATATGTATGCCGTATCCGAATATTATGACGCTGCTGAAACGTTTCACACGTTACAGGTCCATTTCATCTGTGCCATTGAATCCGGCGCGGTTCAGGATGGCTGGGTAGACCAGGGCGGTGCGGTTGAAGAAGTGCGTTTTTTCACCCACGAGGAATTACAGGCGGTGGACATCGTGTTCCCCAATTTCCTTCGTGATGGGGCGTGGCGCGATGGCCTGGGGGCTGTGCGTTACATGGGAATGAATCTGAAAGGAACAAGCAAATGA